The following proteins are co-located in the Dietzia timorensis genome:
- a CDS encoding Rossmann-like and DUF2520 domain-containing protein: MDSPALPSLGTPARLAVGIVSAGRVGVALGVALERVGHVVGAATARSEASRDRLARHLPGARIASPADVARSSELIVLAVPDSALSDVIRELVDSGAVHSGHIVVHTAGAFGADVLRPIHRLGAVVAAIHPAMTFAGTPDDAEHFDGCGWGVTAPDEIGQAVGESLVLETGGRPVRIEEAQRPLYHAALAHGSNHLVTLIADALLALEAVIGVPGDGTALTHMPASSLEAQEESLDPDALASRLLGPLVRVSLENALAAGGAFLTGPVMRGDVGTVRRHLDVLGRTDAGIAESYRAMALRTARKRRSGSEMISAIENNGPGEQNEHH; encoded by the coding sequence ATGGACTCTCCCGCGCTGCCCTCGCTGGGCACCCCGGCGCGGCTTGCCGTGGGCATCGTGTCCGCGGGCCGCGTGGGCGTCGCGCTCGGCGTGGCGCTCGAACGCGTGGGCCATGTCGTCGGCGCGGCGACCGCACGCTCGGAGGCCTCCCGCGACCGTCTCGCTCGGCATCTGCCCGGGGCCCGGATCGCCTCGCCCGCCGACGTCGCCCGGTCCAGCGAGCTGATCGTGCTCGCGGTCCCGGATTCCGCGCTCTCCGACGTCATCCGCGAATTGGTCGACTCCGGCGCGGTGCACTCCGGCCACATCGTTGTACACACGGCCGGGGCGTTCGGCGCGGACGTGCTGCGCCCGATCCACCGGCTCGGCGCGGTCGTTGCGGCGATCCACCCGGCGATGACCTTCGCCGGCACCCCGGACGATGCCGAGCATTTCGACGGCTGCGGGTGGGGAGTGACGGCGCCGGACGAGATCGGCCAGGCCGTCGGCGAATCCCTGGTCCTCGAAACCGGCGGGCGGCCGGTGCGCATCGAGGAGGCGCAGCGCCCGCTGTACCACGCGGCACTCGCGCACGGCTCGAATCACCTGGTCACACTTATCGCCGATGCGCTGCTCGCGCTTGAGGCGGTGATCGGTGTCCCCGGCGACGGAACTGCGCTCACCCACATGCCCGCTTCTTCGCTGGAGGCGCAGGAGGAATCGCTTGACCCGGATGCACTCGCGTCGCGCCTCCTCGGCCCGCTCGTGCGGGTATCGCTCGAAAACGCGCTCGCCGCGGGCGGGGCGTTTCTCACGGGGCCGGTGATGCGCGGCGACGTCGGCACCGTGCGACGGCACCTCGACGTGCTCGGTCGCACGGACGCCGGGATCGCCGAGAGCTACCGGGCGATGGCCCTGCGCACCGCCCGCAAGCGGAGGTCGGGGAGCGAGATGATTTCGGCAATAGAGAATAATGGGCCCGGCGAACAGAACGAGCACCATTAA